Part of the Mycolicibacterium mageritense genome is shown below.
TCGAGCTGAGCCAGCGACGTCGCGCAGTGCAGCGCCCACTCGGTCGCCACGGGAAGTTTCACAGGCCTGATTCTATTACAGAGATTACGGACCTATAGTGTCCGAGATAGGGAACGCACAGAACGGAGACATCATGCGAATCGCAGTGGCGGGCGCGACGGGGAACATCGGGACGCGGCTGGTGGCCGCCCTGCAGCGGTCAGGCCACGAGGTCGTGCCGATCAGCCGGGCGCGTGGTGTGGATTTGACCACGGGAGCCGGACTCGACGCGGCCCTTTCCGGTGTCGAGGCGGTCGCGGACGTGATGAGCGCGCCGCCCGGTGACCGCGACCGCACTGTCGACTACCTCGGGACTGCGACCCGCAACCTGCTCGCCGCCGAGCAGCGCGCAGGTGTCGGGCATCACGTGTTGCTCTCGATCGTCGGCATCCACGACATCGACGGCAATCCGCACTACGCCGGCAAGCGCGAGCAGGAGCGCTTGGTCGAGGCCGGACCGGTGCCGTGGACCATCGTGCCCGCCACACAGTTCCACGATTTCGCCGAGATGGTGGTCAGCTGGACCGAGCAGGACGGCACCGCGCCGATCGCGCCGCTGCTCGTGCAGCCGATCGCCCCGGACGATGTGGCCGACATCCTCGCCGAGGTCGTCACGGCAGCGCCGCAGGGCCGCCACGCCGACGTCGCAGGGCCTGCCACGCAGGATCTCGTCGACATGGCGAGGCGGACCCTGGCCGCACGTGGCCGCACCGTGACCCTGGTGCCGACGTGGGAGGCGGTGTTCGGCCTGGAAATGGCCGGTAACGCGCTGCTGCCCGGTGCCGGCGCCCGCATCGCGCCGACGACGTTCGAGGACTGGTTGGCCCAGCAGCGGTAGGTGCGGGCACCGCGGGTGTCGGTGCCGGCTGCCATCATGGACGCCATGCCGTTAGAGGCTCCCTCTCCGACCTTGGGCGATCTCGACGAAGAACAGCGTGAAGCGGTGCTGGCCGCGCGCGGGCCCGTGTGTGTGCTCGCCGGTGCGGGCACGGGCAAGACCCGCACCATCACCCGCCGGATCGCGCACCTGGTCGCGGGCGGCCACGTCGCCGCCGGCCAGGTGCTCGCGGTGACGTTCACCGCGCGCGCGGCAGGGGAGATGCGCGGGCGGCTGCGCCAGCTCGGGCAGGAGTCCGGGGTGCCCACCGGTGCGGTGCAGGCGGTGACGTTCCACGCGGCGGCCCGCCGGCAGCTGCAGTACTTCTGGCCCAGGCTGGTCGGCGACACCGGTTGGGAGCTGCTCGACAGCAAGTTCGCGGTGGTGGCCCAGGCCGCGAACCGGGCCCGCATGTCCACCAGCACCGACGACGTGCGCGACCTCGCGGGCGAAATCGAGTGGGCCAAGGCCTCTTTGATCACGCCCGAGGGCTACAGCGCGGCGGTCGCAAAGGTCGGCCGCGACATCCCGTTCGACGCCGCCAAGGTCGCGGCGGTCTATGCGGGCTACGAGGCACTCAAGGCACGCGGTGACGATGTCCTGCTCCTCGATTTCGATGATCTGCTGCTGCACACGGCAGCCGCGATCGAGAACGATCCCGCGGTCGCGCAGGAGTTCCGGGACCGCTACCGCTGTTTCGTCGTCGACGAATACCAGGACGTGACGCCGCTGCAGCAGCGGGTGCTCGACGCGTGGCTCGGTGACCGCGACGATCTCACGGTCGTCGGGGACGCGAACCAGACCATCTATTCGTTCACCGGGGCCACCCCGCGTTATCTCCTGGACTTCTCACGGCGGTTCCCCGACGCCGCCGTGGTGCGGCTGGAGCGTGACTACCGGTCCACTCCGCAGGTCGTGTCCCTGGCCAACCGCGTGATCGCCGCCGCGCGCGGCCGGATGGCGGGCAGCAAGCTGCACCTCGTCGGCCAGCGAGACCCAGGGCCGGAACCGACGTTTTCCGAACATCCCGACGAGGTCGCCGAGGCCACCGCGGTCGCCAAGGACATCAAGCGGCTCATCGAATCCGGAACTGCGCCTGCCGAAATCGCCGTGCTGTACCGGATCAACGCGCAGTCGGAGGTCTACGAGGAGGCCCTGACCGAAGCCGGTATCGCGTTCCAGGTGCGTGGCGGGGAAGGGTTCTTCAGCCGCCAGGAGATCCGCCAGGCGTTGGTCGCGCTGCAGCGCTTCGCTGAACGCGACGTTCCCGAGGACAACCTGCCGGCCCTGGTGCGTGAGCTGCTCGAGCCGCTCGGCCTGACCACAGAACCCCCGGCAGGCACCAAAGCCCGGGAACGCTGGGAGGCGCTGACCGCGCTCGCCGAACTGGTCGACGAGGAAGTCGCGGTTCGGCCCGACCTGGACCTGCGTGCGCTGGTCGCCGAGCTGCGCCAACGGGCCGATGCCAGGCACCCGCCGGTGGTGCAGGGCGTGACGCTGGCGTCGCTGCACGCCGCCAAGGGCCTGGAATGGGACGCGGTGTTCCTGGTCGGTCTGGCCGACGGCACCCTGCCGATATCGCATGCATTGGCGCACGGCCCGGACAGTGAACCGGTCGAGGAGGAACGCAGGCTGCTCTATGTCGGGGTGACCCGCGCGCGCGTGCACCTGGCGTTGAGCTGGGCGCTCGCGCGCACACCCGGCGGCAGGCAGGGGCGGCGGCCGTCCCGGTTCCTCAACGGCATCGCCCCGCAGACGCCTGGTAACAAGACCGCAGGCCCGGATCGGCCCCGCCGGCAGCGCGGCGCGACGCCACGGTGCCGTGTGTGCAACGCCGTGTTGACCCAACCGGCCGCGATCCTGCTGCGCCGCTGCGAGACGTGCCCGTCCAACCTCGACGACGAGCTCCTCGCCGAGCTCAAGGATTGGCGGCTGCGCATCTCCAAGGAGATGAAGGTGCCGGCGTTCGTGGTGTTCACCGACAACACGTT
Proteins encoded:
- a CDS encoding SDR family oxidoreductase, with the protein product MRIAVAGATGNIGTRLVAALQRSGHEVVPISRARGVDLTTGAGLDAALSGVEAVADVMSAPPGDRDRTVDYLGTATRNLLAAEQRAGVGHHVLLSIVGIHDIDGNPHYAGKREQERLVEAGPVPWTIVPATQFHDFAEMVVSWTEQDGTAPIAPLLVQPIAPDDVADILAEVVTAAPQGRHADVAGPATQDLVDMARRTLAARGRTVTLVPTWEAVFGLEMAGNALLPGAGARIAPTTFEDWLAQQR
- a CDS encoding ATP-dependent DNA helicase UvrD2, whose amino-acid sequence is MDAMPLEAPSPTLGDLDEEQREAVLAARGPVCVLAGAGTGKTRTITRRIAHLVAGGHVAAGQVLAVTFTARAAGEMRGRLRQLGQESGVPTGAVQAVTFHAAARRQLQYFWPRLVGDTGWELLDSKFAVVAQAANRARMSTSTDDVRDLAGEIEWAKASLITPEGYSAAVAKVGRDIPFDAAKVAAVYAGYEALKARGDDVLLLDFDDLLLHTAAAIENDPAVAQEFRDRYRCFVVDEYQDVTPLQQRVLDAWLGDRDDLTVVGDANQTIYSFTGATPRYLLDFSRRFPDAAVVRLERDYRSTPQVVSLANRVIAAARGRMAGSKLHLVGQRDPGPEPTFSEHPDEVAEATAVAKDIKRLIESGTAPAEIAVLYRINAQSEVYEEALTEAGIAFQVRGGEGFFSRQEIRQALVALQRFAERDVPEDNLPALVRELLEPLGLTTEPPAGTKARERWEALTALAELVDEEVAVRPDLDLRALVAELRQRADARHPPVVQGVTLASLHAAKGLEWDAVFLVGLADGTLPISHALAHGPDSEPVEEERRLLYVGVTRARVHLALSWALARTPGGRQGRRPSRFLNGIAPQTPGNKTAGPDRPRRQRGATPRCRVCNAVLTQPAAILLRRCETCPSNLDDELLAELKDWRLRISKEMKVPAFVVFTDNTLIAIAESLPTDDAALVAIPGIGARKLEQYGEDVLELVTGRVKARQNSTK